From the Paenibacillus sp. FSL H8-0548 genome, one window contains:
- a CDS encoding cache domain-containing protein, translated as MKQLLYRLTLRQKIIVSFISLAMVSVLSMNSLSSFYYTRTIQQDFYNITETTTESLNHQIEIYFQQIAKSTYAMNAGILRYSSVLLEQGDSSLIQDWLRDDSMSLGKISMTKEILRKYISFNYPEIDNIYLMSLDRRVLPTYGSSSDIELSNQPWFLLPMSLQLEIIPTYYGEQLSFPVLAAAIPIFDVTDTKISGRLVLQMRLTEIKNMIGNMRIGKTGYIFMVSSDGKIVHHPNTKWLASPIEETELSWLSLDEPNSLQEWNGEKYLVSYSVSDVTGWKTIAMVPFKEMATGMQIAQNSAVIVMALLILLIIISVPIMANRITRSMVYLKRAMEKLQTGDLSARAPITPGRDEIQMLSVSFNRMAERLNQLVNTVYSMELKEVQMKLLQKEATIQALQNQINPHLLYNTLDIIKSIAFLEGVPRIERMAENLASLYRFTAKLEQSEISLVEELEHLKKYLEIIHIRYTKHFESKVYVDDKYLSATIIKLSLQPIVENAVKYAVEPQNGKAAVIISAYPEGSDLIIEIGDNGSGIKADILQDLKERLASITHQPNHGMKTYDSLGLVNVHNRLVLYYGKSYGIEIHSFPGKGTVVSVRIPFERKDNIS; from the coding sequence ATGAAGCAGTTACTCTATCGTCTGACATTAAGGCAAAAAATTATTGTGAGTTTTATAAGCTTAGCAATGGTTTCTGTTTTATCTATGAATTCTCTCTCAAGCTTCTACTACACCCGTACGATACAGCAGGATTTTTATAATATAACCGAAACCACGACCGAAAGCCTCAACCATCAGATAGAAATCTACTTTCAGCAGATTGCAAAATCTACATATGCCATGAATGCAGGTATATTAAGATACTCAAGCGTGCTGCTGGAACAAGGGGATTCAAGTTTGATTCAGGATTGGCTGAGAGATGATTCGATGAGCCTAGGGAAAATTTCCATGACAAAAGAAATTTTAAGGAAGTACATTTCATTTAACTATCCGGAGATCGATAACATTTATCTTATGTCGCTGGATCGGAGAGTTCTGCCAACATACGGTTCTTCCAGCGATATCGAATTGTCAAATCAACCTTGGTTTTTGTTGCCAATGAGTCTACAGCTAGAAATCATCCCAACGTACTACGGAGAGCAGTTATCTTTTCCGGTGCTTGCTGCAGCGATTCCAATTTTCGATGTGACCGATACAAAAATATCGGGCAGGCTTGTATTGCAAATGAGACTAACTGAAATTAAGAACATGATTGGGAACATGCGCATCGGTAAAACCGGATATATCTTTATGGTTTCATCGGACGGAAAAATTGTACATCACCCAAATACGAAGTGGTTGGCATCTCCGATCGAGGAGACCGAACTCTCATGGCTTTCGCTTGACGAGCCGAATTCTCTCCAAGAGTGGAATGGGGAAAAATATCTTGTTTCATACAGTGTTTCCGATGTGACAGGATGGAAGACTATTGCGATGGTACCGTTTAAAGAGATGGCGACAGGGATGCAAATCGCTCAGAATTCTGCCGTCATCGTTATGGCGTTGTTGATCCTGCTTATCATCATTTCCGTACCGATTATGGCTAACCGCATTACCCGTTCGATGGTTTATTTGAAGAGAGCGATGGAAAAGCTACAGACCGGCGATTTATCCGCACGGGCACCGATAACTCCAGGACGCGACGAAATTCAGATGCTCAGTGTGAGCTTTAACCGAATGGCAGAAAGGCTGAACCAGCTTGTAAATACGGTGTACAGTATGGAGCTTAAGGAAGTACAAATGAAGCTTCTGCAGAAAGAGGCGACAATTCAGGCTTTGCAAAATCAAATCAATCCTCACCTGCTATACAACACGTTGGACATTATCAAGAGTATCGCCTTTCTAGAGGGAGTTCCACGGATAGAACGAATGGCAGAAAATCTTGCATCGTTATACAGGTTTACAGCAAAACTGGAACAGTCGGAAATCAGTCTAGTAGAGGAATTGGAACATCTAAAAAAATATCTGGAAATTATTCATATTCGTTATACAAAGCATTTCGAAAGTAAAGTTTATGTGGATGACAAATATCTGAGTGCAACCATCATCAAACTCTCCTTGCAGCCGATCGTCGAGAATGCTGTTAAGTATGCAGTTGAGCCGCAAAATGGCAAAGCTGCTGTGATCATAAGCGCATATCCTGAGGGGTCTGACCTGATTATCGAAATAGGGGACAACGGTTCGGGAATTAAGGCAGATATCCTACAAGATCTGAAAGAGCGACTTGCTTCCATTACACATCAACCGAATCATGGCATGAAGACTTATGATTCACTGGGACTTGTAAATGTCCACAATCGCTTGGTGCTTTATTATGGTAAATCGTATGGGATAGAAATACATTCTTTTCCGGGTAAAGGAACGGTAGTTTCGGTAAGAATTCCGTTTGAGAGAAAGGATAACATTTCGTAA
- the rbsC gene encoding ribose ABC transporter permease (functions to transport ribose at high affinity; forms a complex with RbsA2C2B), with product MTTIKDDRAHKGLQLGQFTQKLGALLGLIILIIIVTVLNPSFLEPLNILNLLRQVAINALIAFGMTFVILTGGIDLSVGSILALSSAIMANLMLSGWDPILAIIAGCVLGGVMGVVNGVLITKGRMAPFIATLATMTIFRGLTLVYTNGNPITGLGDSLMFQLFGRGYFLGIPVPAISMIIVFVVLWVVLHKTPFGRKTYAIGGNEKASIISGIKVDRVKIMIYSLVGMLSALAGAILTSRLNSAQPTAGTSYELDAIAAVVLGGTSLTGGRGRIVGTLIGALIIGILNNGLNLLGVSSFYQMVVKGIVIAIAVLLDRKKAL from the coding sequence ATGACGACAATCAAGGACGACAGAGCACATAAAGGCTTGCAGCTTGGACAATTTACACAGAAACTTGGAGCATTACTAGGGTTGATTATCCTTATTATCATTGTAACTGTGCTGAACCCAAGTTTTTTGGAACCACTGAATATTCTCAACTTGCTTAGACAAGTAGCGATCAATGCGCTTATTGCCTTCGGAATGACCTTTGTTATTCTGACAGGTGGCATTGATTTATCCGTCGGATCCATTCTTGCGCTCTCTAGTGCGATTATGGCAAACCTTATGCTATCCGGCTGGGATCCTATATTAGCAATAATTGCTGGCTGTGTATTAGGTGGAGTGATGGGTGTTGTTAACGGTGTTCTAATTACTAAGGGGAGAATGGCACCATTTATTGCTACGTTAGCGACCATGACTATTTTTCGAGGATTAACGCTTGTATATACGAATGGTAATCCGATCACAGGTCTTGGAGATAGCTTAATGTTTCAATTATTTGGCCGAGGTTATTTTCTAGGTATTCCTGTTCCAGCTATTTCGATGATCATTGTTTTTGTAGTTTTGTGGGTTGTACTTCATAAAACACCATTTGGTCGAAAAACCTATGCCATAGGCGGTAATGAAAAAGCATCGATTATTTCAGGTATTAAAGTAGATCGGGTCAAAATAATGATCTATTCATTAGTGGGGATGTTATCGGCTTTGGCAGGAGCAATTCTTACCTCAAGATTGAACTCTGCACAACCAACAGCGGGAACTTCTTATGAGCTAGATGCTATAGCCGCAGTAGTACTTGGTGGGACAAGCTTAACTGGTGGGCGTGGGCGTATTGTAGGCACATTAATTGGGGCGCTTATCATCGGTATTTTGAATAATGGTCTCAACTTACTCGGTGTATCTTCTTTTTATCAAATGGTAGTAAAAGGGATTGTTATTGCGATTGCTGTACTATTAGACCGTAAGAAAGCCTTATAA
- a CDS encoding ABC transporter permease subunit encodes MRQHVTQPQAASADLIPSKKAKARYFKRAFPFYTMISLGLLYFLVFRYGPMFGLFIAFKDYSPFRGVWESEWIGMDHFVRLFTDSDFILLFKNTLILNVLDTVIAFPFPILIAILLNEVGNKYFKNSMQTILYAPHFFSWVVIVGITMLFFRAQDGGVNMLLDAMGFGRIELMTDPKYFRFLWLFHNIWQGAGWGAIIYLAAIASIDPALYEAAKVDGANRLRQIWSITLPSLKNVILIMFILRLGSFIEVGFEHIFLLQNPLNLGVTDVFDTYVYRQGLVQGDFSYSTAIGFFKSIVGLAMVVTANTIAKRFGEEGVY; translated from the coding sequence ATGCGTCAACACGTGACACAACCGCAAGCAGCAAGCGCCGATTTAATTCCTTCCAAGAAAGCAAAGGCGAGATACTTTAAGCGCGCTTTTCCTTTTTATACGATGATTTCCCTAGGTTTGTTGTATTTTCTTGTTTTTCGCTACGGTCCAATGTTTGGCCTATTCATCGCATTCAAAGATTACTCGCCGTTCCGAGGCGTCTGGGAAAGCGAATGGATTGGTATGGACCATTTCGTTCGCCTATTCACGGATAGTGATTTTATTCTTTTGTTTAAAAATACATTGATCTTAAACGTCTTGGATACGGTCATTGCTTTTCCTTTTCCAATTCTAATTGCAATTCTACTCAATGAGGTAGGAAATAAGTATTTTAAGAACTCGATGCAAACGATCTTGTACGCACCACATTTTTTTTCGTGGGTAGTTATTGTTGGAATCACGATGCTGTTCTTCCGGGCGCAGGATGGCGGCGTGAATATGCTGCTGGACGCGATGGGATTCGGCCGCATTGAATTAATGACAGATCCAAAATATTTTCGTTTCCTATGGTTATTTCATAATATTTGGCAAGGAGCGGGCTGGGGAGCAATTATTTATTTGGCAGCGATCGCGTCAATCGATCCGGCTCTCTACGAGGCAGCCAAAGTGGACGGAGCGAACCGGTTGCGTCAAATTTGGAGTATTACCCTTCCGTCTCTGAAAAACGTCATTTTGATTATGTTTATTTTACGGCTCGGCAGCTTTATCGAAGTCGGCTTCGAGCATATTTTCCTATTGCAAAATCCATTGAATCTTGGGGTCACGGACGTTTTCGATACGTACGTTTACCGTCAAGGTCTTGTGCAAGGTGATTTCAGCTACTCAACCGCTATCGGATTTTTTAAATCAATCGTAGGACTTGCCATGGTGGTAACCGCCAATACGATCGCAAAGCGGTTCGGAGAGGAAGGTGTCTACTAA
- the rbsB gene encoding ribose ABC transporter substrate-binding protein RbsB gives MKKISVILISFLLVLMTGCSLEPPDWAKPNSGGKIGNIKIGLSISTLNNPFFVSVKDGVAAEAAKLGIEVIVIDAQNDSAKQSNDVEDLMQKGVNALLINPVDSSAISTVVQTANSLDIPVVTLDRSADKGDVKALVASDNVKGGSMAAEYIVQQVGKGAKVIELEGSPGASATRERGKGFHEIADTQLDVIAKQTADFDRTKGLTVMENLLQGNPGVQAVFAHNDEMALGAIEAIQSSGKNIPIIGFDGNEDALNSIQAGKLTGTIAQQPDLIGQLAVQAAKDVLDGKTVEKLIAAPLKLVIKE, from the coding sequence ATGAAAAAAATAAGTGTAATTCTGATTTCGTTTCTTTTAGTACTAATGACAGGCTGTTCTTTGGAGCCTCCAGATTGGGCAAAGCCAAACAGTGGTGGGAAAATAGGTAATATCAAAATTGGGTTGTCGATATCTACACTGAATAATCCATTCTTTGTATCCGTCAAAGATGGTGTAGCAGCAGAGGCTGCGAAGCTTGGAATAGAAGTAATTGTAATTGATGCTCAGAATGACTCAGCGAAACAAAGTAATGATGTGGAGGATTTAATGCAAAAAGGTGTTAATGCACTATTAATTAACCCTGTAGATTCATCTGCGATCTCAACAGTAGTACAGACTGCGAATAGTTTGGATATTCCTGTCGTAACTTTGGATCGCTCCGCTGACAAAGGTGATGTGAAAGCACTGGTAGCATCTGATAACGTCAAAGGCGGATCTATGGCGGCAGAATATATTGTACAGCAAGTTGGAAAGGGGGCCAAAGTCATTGAGTTGGAAGGATCACCAGGAGCTTCTGCGACTCGTGAACGCGGTAAAGGTTTCCATGAAATAGCAGATACACAGTTAGATGTTATTGCAAAGCAAACCGCGGATTTCGATCGAACGAAAGGACTAACAGTTATGGAGAACCTCTTGCAAGGAAATCCAGGCGTACAAGCTGTTTTTGCTCACAATGATGAGATGGCGCTTGGTGCTATAGAGGCGATTCAAAGCTCAGGAAAAAACATCCCTATTATAGGTTTTGATGGAAACGAAGATGCGCTTAACTCTATACAAGCAGGAAAATTAACAGGAACAATTGCCCAACAGCCTGATTTAATCGGACAACTCGCTGTTCAAGCGGCTAAAGATGTTTTAGATGGAAAAACGGTGGAAAAGTTAATTGCGGCACCTCTTAAATTGGTTATTAAAGAATAA
- a CDS encoding carbohydrate ABC transporter permease: MSERFSKGDRLFKFIVYAFLIAFTASIVFPLIYVIMTSFAPARDYYTRGFFLIPSSFTLEAYQYLFNNPGFIQALKSSILITVVGTFINITLTSLMAYGLSEPGIKGRSVINFMILFTMLFSGGLIPSYLVVDGLNLVDTYWALWLPAAIAPFNVIVMRSFFGSLPYELKESARMDGCGEWKMFATIILPLAKPAIATFTLFYMVGNWNTYFSAIIYFNDDSKWPLQVFLRQMLILNDDKIGQLAETVFTYTPAARMAAILITALPLLVIYPFLQKHFSKGMLIGSVKG; this comes from the coding sequence ATGAGTGAGCGTTTCTCTAAGGGCGATCGTCTATTCAAGTTTATTGTATATGCATTTCTGATTGCCTTCACCGCTTCGATTGTGTTTCCGTTGATTTATGTCATCATGACTTCGTTTGCACCTGCACGGGACTATTATACGCGAGGCTTCTTTCTTATTCCAAGTTCCTTTACGCTCGAGGCTTATCAATATTTATTTAATAATCCCGGCTTCATTCAAGCGTTAAAAAGCTCGATCTTGATTACCGTTGTCGGAACGTTCATTAATATTACGCTAACCTCTTTGATGGCCTATGGATTGTCGGAGCCCGGTATTAAAGGGCGGTCGGTGATTAATTTTATGATCCTGTTTACGATGCTTTTCTCCGGCGGACTCATCCCGAGCTACTTGGTCGTGGATGGCCTTAATCTTGTAGATACGTATTGGGCGCTTTGGTTGCCAGCAGCCATCGCTCCATTTAACGTGATCGTTATGCGCAGCTTTTTTGGATCGCTTCCGTATGAATTAAAGGAGTCGGCACGTATGGACGGATGCGGGGAGTGGAAGATGTTTGCGACGATCATCCTTCCATTGGCGAAGCCTGCAATTGCTACATTTACCTTGTTTTACATGGTCGGAAATTGGAATACCTACTTCTCGGCAATCATCTATTTCAACGATGATTCGAAATGGCCGCTGCAAGTATTTTTAAGACAAATGCTCATCTTAAATGACGATAAAATAGGTCAACTGGCCGAAACGGTGTTTACGTATACCCCGGCGGCGCGTATGGCGGCGATCTTGATTACGGCATTGCCGTTGCTGGTTATCTATCCGTTTCTTCAAAAGCATTTCAGTAAAGGCATGTTAATCGGATCGGTGAAGGGATAA
- a CDS encoding response regulator, whose amino-acid sequence MLKILVAENEPWIRAAIIEMVESIGHDIKVVGDATNGEEAWHMLQQLWPTVLITDIMMPEMDGLELVQKITEHKIPMAVIIISGYENFQYAQRAISYGVNKYLLKPVNKEELRDALLEVMGKLTEIENMNHHLIKIQTYFDTINDIDSTVGMKNLYKLVDEIRNLKHVNYGAYLSLLRIVESKISTMLTSINAEHTVKSNFSEISDQEIRTHLGKLMETWFLHPERNKKELKLIIKSACNFIQNHYQDDLTLTQMAEYSNLSISHFSSLFKSNTGESLITYINQVRVEKAKELLRNSDDKIYLISEQVGFSSQPYFIRVFKNMTGMSPNEYRKSWGI is encoded by the coding sequence ATGCTTAAGATTTTAGTTGCAGAAAACGAGCCATGGATTAGAGCGGCTATTATTGAAATGGTGGAGAGCATTGGACACGATATTAAAGTCGTTGGCGACGCAACAAACGGCGAAGAAGCTTGGCATATGCTTCAGCAATTGTGGCCGACTGTTTTAATTACGGATATTATGATGCCGGAGATGGACGGGCTGGAGCTTGTTCAAAAGATTACGGAACATAAAATACCGATGGCGGTTATTATTATCAGTGGATATGAAAACTTTCAATATGCGCAGCGAGCGATAAGTTATGGCGTCAATAAATATCTCCTGAAGCCAGTGAACAAGGAGGAACTGCGTGATGCTTTGCTCGAGGTGATGGGGAAATTGACAGAAATCGAGAATATGAATCATCATTTAATAAAAATTCAAACGTATTTCGATACGATTAATGATATTGATTCCACAGTGGGTATGAAAAATCTATATAAACTTGTAGATGAAATCAGGAACTTAAAACATGTGAATTACGGAGCTTACTTGAGCTTGCTCCGAATTGTAGAGTCGAAGATCAGCACCATGCTAACTAGTATCAACGCTGAGCATACGGTGAAGTCCAACTTTAGCGAGATTTCAGATCAAGAAATTCGTACACATTTGGGTAAATTAATGGAGACATGGTTTCTTCATCCGGAACGCAATAAAAAGGAACTAAAACTAATTATTAAATCCGCTTGCAATTTTATTCAAAACCATTACCAGGATGACTTAACGCTAACTCAAATGGCAGAGTATTCAAATTTGAGCATCTCTCATTTCAGTTCCCTGTTTAAAAGTAATACGGGTGAGTCGCTCATCACCTATATTAACCAAGTACGCGTGGAGAAAGCAAAAGAGCTGCTCCGTAACTCAGACGACAAAATTTATTTGATTTCCGAGCAGGTCGGTTTTTCGAGCCAACCTTATTTTATTCGTGTTTTCAAAAATATGACGGGTATGTCGCCGAATGAATATCGAAAAAGTTGGGGGATCTAG
- a CDS encoding glycoside hydrolase family 28 protein — protein MYTEQQLIQITFNLFTPPAAQTADSIALLWDKPIRTSVERYEVYVNSSLVATTENTDYTIQGLAAAQEYEIYVCAYVAAGEPLKSNTLNVVTRPQPQVFDITSFGAVGDGSTLNTQSIQSAIDVCSPGGLVNIPAGVFLSGAIFLKSDMTLYLGEGAVLLGSPDTQDYPLIESRWEGLEKTCYTSLVNTPNTAGGRLRNITIAGPGKIDANGSLLRKKELSEAAGRPGSAICIRNTDNVYLQGITVRQSPFWCVHIVYCNGLSVNGVGIHTKYDEEGKLYDGIVNGDGLDPDSCSNVYIFNCHIASQDDCIAIKSGRNAEGRAVGIPTENVRISNCRFTSGFGVAMGSEMSGGVRNVLVEDCVFHNAFSVASIKAIRGRGSVIENITYRDCTLSNQNVELQDTQWFRGALYVDQFYGDLIFDPHQDLPKDEGTPVIRNVLFQNITLDTVAGNVIYLTGLLESPLENIRFENITAVGKHGFIANNVRGLVLDNVSVEAREGQAMHFINVK, from the coding sequence ATGTACACTGAACAACAGCTGATTCAAATCACCTTTAATCTCTTCACTCCGCCCGCAGCCCAAACAGCCGACAGCATAGCTCTTCTTTGGGATAAGCCCATTCGCACCAGCGTTGAGCGTTACGAGGTGTATGTGAACAGTTCTCTCGTCGCCACTACTGAGAATACAGACTACACTATTCAGGGACTTGCTGCCGCACAGGAGTATGAAATCTATGTGTGTGCATATGTAGCAGCAGGGGAACCGCTGAAAAGCAATACCTTGAACGTCGTAACGAGGCCCCAGCCTCAGGTGTTTGATATCACGTCCTTCGGTGCGGTAGGGGACGGCTCTACGTTGAACACACAGTCGATCCAATCTGCAATTGATGTGTGTAGTCCAGGTGGTCTTGTCAATATCCCCGCAGGTGTGTTCCTGTCCGGTGCTATATTCCTCAAAAGCGATATGACGCTGTACCTAGGAGAAGGGGCAGTGCTGCTTGGCAGCCCCGATACGCAGGACTACCCGCTCATAGAATCCCGGTGGGAGGGTCTGGAAAAAACCTGCTACACCAGCCTTGTCAACACACCGAATACGGCGGGTGGACGCTTGCGCAACATCACCATTGCTGGGCCCGGTAAAATAGATGCAAACGGTAGCTTGCTTCGCAAAAAGGAGCTATCGGAAGCGGCAGGTAGGCCGGGATCTGCTATATGTATCCGAAATACCGATAATGTGTACCTGCAAGGAATCACGGTTCGCCAGTCTCCCTTTTGGTGCGTGCACATCGTGTACTGTAACGGCCTAAGCGTCAACGGCGTGGGCATTCATACTAAATATGATGAAGAGGGCAAACTGTATGATGGCATTGTGAACGGCGACGGGCTGGATCCCGATTCCTGCAGCAACGTATATATTTTCAACTGCCACATCGCAAGCCAGGACGACTGCATTGCCATCAAGTCCGGCCGAAACGCTGAGGGCCGTGCGGTAGGCATTCCGACGGAAAACGTGCGTATTAGCAACTGCCGCTTTACCAGCGGTTTCGGCGTGGCTATGGGGAGCGAGATGTCTGGCGGTGTGCGTAACGTGTTGGTGGAAGACTGCGTGTTTCATAATGCCTTCAGTGTAGCGAGCATCAAGGCTATTCGCGGGCGCGGCAGTGTGATAGAGAATATCACCTACCGGGACTGTACGTTATCTAACCAAAACGTTGAACTTCAAGATACTCAGTGGTTCCGTGGGGCATTATATGTAGACCAATTCTACGGCGATTTGATTTTTGACCCGCACCAAGACCTGCCAAAGGATGAGGGGACCCCGGTCATTCGGAACGTACTGTTCCAAAACATCACACTGGATACGGTCGCCGGAAACGTCATCTACCTTACCGGTCTGCTAGAAAGCCCGCTGGAGAATATTCGCTTTGAGAACATAACCGCCGTAGGCAAGCATGGCTTTATAGCAAACAATGTTCGAGGCCTTGTACTGGATAATGTCTCGGTGGAAGCCCGCGAGGGACAGGCTATGCACTTTATCAATGTGAAATAA
- a CDS encoding extracellular solute-binding protein translates to MKKILKAVTVSFLALSMVIGCSSAKQDGNGTKTGPTAATETSGSNKTGTNNEEKLVINIAAQYWSGPKWAENHPTIQYLNDKFNIDLKLQFINGPEYNEKLKVMAASGTLPDFYRVDAPTYIDWQSEGAFVELTGLLPKYTNLSAAYPPGEAMSVLNSEGELYGLPEISWTVRDTVQIRQDWLDNVGLELPSAEEFTVDKFYEIAKAFAKQDPDKNGINGDTIGFAGNNLALRNAFGLANEWAEKDGKLIPHQTQVEEYKAYLAFMKKAYDEGVLDQDFVLRKSNEIEDLTKANKLGMFTYHNNYPNISTEVKKTFPDANPVIVPMAPPVGPTGLRGNTNMAFGMNKQVINAKASDAKVDRILQILDWWVTEEGTQIMKNGIEGVHYNKSAEGKYEVTDLWEPEMPRFMNSSLFKRPGTDFNLYLWTDKAETDRHEMYTSLVEEYPWPNAAMGLEFYSETYKAKGADLKTKFEEAIFKIIVGAKPIEFIEQASADYLAGGGEQIIKEINEAATK, encoded by the coding sequence TTGAAGAAGATTCTGAAGGCGGTTACAGTATCATTCTTGGCTTTAAGCATGGTCATTGGATGTTCGTCAGCAAAACAAGATGGGAATGGGACGAAAACAGGACCTACAGCAGCCACGGAAACTTCCGGATCAAACAAGACGGGGACAAACAACGAGGAGAAGCTTGTAATTAATATTGCCGCCCAGTATTGGAGCGGGCCGAAATGGGCGGAGAATCACCCTACGATTCAGTATTTGAACGACAAGTTTAATATCGATCTCAAGCTGCAGTTCATTAACGGGCCTGAATACAACGAAAAACTAAAGGTTATGGCCGCATCGGGTACGCTTCCGGACTTTTACCGAGTTGACGCACCAACGTACATCGATTGGCAATCCGAAGGCGCTTTTGTAGAGTTAACGGGTTTATTGCCGAAGTATACGAACCTGAGTGCGGCGTACCCGCCAGGCGAAGCTATGTCGGTGTTGAATTCGGAGGGGGAGCTGTACGGACTTCCGGAAATTTCTTGGACTGTACGCGACACGGTGCAGATTCGGCAGGACTGGTTGGATAACGTCGGTTTAGAGCTTCCTTCGGCCGAAGAGTTCACAGTCGATAAATTTTACGAAATCGCGAAAGCTTTCGCAAAGCAAGATCCGGATAAAAACGGAATTAATGGCGATACGATCGGTTTTGCGGGCAACAACTTGGCACTACGGAACGCGTTCGGTCTTGCGAACGAATGGGCAGAAAAAGATGGAAAGTTGATCCCGCACCAGACGCAAGTAGAGGAGTATAAAGCTTATCTTGCCTTCATGAAGAAGGCTTACGACGAAGGAGTACTGGATCAAGATTTTGTACTTCGTAAATCGAATGAAATTGAAGATTTGACGAAAGCGAACAAGCTGGGCATGTTCACCTATCATAACAATTACCCTAATATCAGCACGGAAGTAAAGAAGACGTTCCCAGACGCGAATCCGGTTATCGTTCCCATGGCTCCGCCCGTCGGACCTACGGGACTTCGCGGAAACACGAACATGGCGTTCGGTATGAATAAACAGGTTATCAATGCGAAAGCAAGCGATGCGAAGGTCGATCGGATTCTTCAAATTTTGGATTGGTGGGTTACCGAGGAAGGCACGCAGATTATGAAGAACGGAATTGAAGGCGTCCATTATAACAAGAGCGCCGAAGGCAAGTACGAAGTAACCGATCTCTGGGAGCCGGAGATGCCGCGTTTCATGAACAGCAGCCTCTTTAAACGCCCTGGTACCGATTTTAACCTTTACCTCTGGACGGATAAGGCAGAAACTGACCGACATGAAATGTATACGTCACTCGTCGAGGAATATCCGTGGCCGAATGCAGCTATGGGCCTTGAATTTTATTCGGAGACGTACAAGGCAAAAGGTGCGGATTTGAAGACCAAGTTTGAAGAAGCTATCTTCAAGATTATTGTAGGAGCCAAACCGATCGAATTCATCGAACAGGCTTCCGCCGATTATCTTGCGGGCGGCGGTGAGCAAATCATAAAGGAAATTAACGAAGCAGCAACGAAATAA